Below is a genomic region from Candidatus Binataceae bacterium.
CCACCTGGGTCCGGTCCATCACAATAAAGTCGCGGTCGGAGTAACGGGTGAAGACGTCGACCCAAAACTCGACGTTGGGCTCGATCGCTTCGGGGCGCGGGAAGTTGGAGTGCATCATGGCCGCGCCGACACGGCTGGCCGCGCCAGCCAGCAGTGCAATCGCCAGCAGCAGACAGCCGCACGCTCGCGGCCTGGCAAGAAAGCGATCCACCCTGCGAAACCTCCGCCTGGCGCTCCGGCGATAATAAGCGCCTTTCCGCTAATAGCTGCCAGCGAAAGGGTTTGTCAAGTAACGCTTTATGTTGTCTTTAGCAAAAAACCGTCAATAACGGATGGTTCAGGCTTCCAGCGCGCCGCCACCTGCCAGCGCTTGTGCCAAGTGCTCACGCAGCCGCGATGCCGCCGCGCGCGCCGCCGCCACCGCGTTGTGCGACCCCTCAGCCTGGTAGGCGTACATCACGGCGCGGCTGGCGTTGACCACCACCCCCAGGCCGTCGGCCCGCGCCGCCGCCACCGCGTCCTGGGCGCTGGCCCCCTGCGCGCCCAGGCCCGGCGAGAGCACGATAGCGGTGGGCATCAAGGCGCGCGCTCGTGCGGCCTGGCGCGGGTAGGTGGCACCCATCACGGCGCCGACCGCGCTCAAACCATGGCCGCCCTCCAGCCCGCGGCCCCATCGATCGACCTGAACCGCGATGCTCTCCCACAACGGACGCTGAGGTGTAAGAAGATCCTGGAACTCGCCGGAGGATGGATTGGAAGTCTTGACCAGCACGAACAGCCCTCGCCCCCGCTGGACATGCGCCAAAAAGGGCAGAATGCCGTCGCTGCCCAGATAGGGGTTGACGGTCATCGCATCGCAGCCGAACTCTCCCTCACCCAAAAAGGCTTGGGCGTACGCGGCAGCGGTGGAACCGATGTCGGCGCGCTTGGCGTCGGCGATTACGATCAGATCCAGGCGGCGCGCCAGCGCCACCACCGCCGCGAACGCGCGCATCCCTTCCAAGCCGCGGGCCTCGAAGAAAGCCAGCTGTGGCTTGATCGCCACCGCCAGCTCGGCGCAGGCCTCGACGATCGCGCAACACCAGCTCTGCAGGCTGTATCCCGCGGGCACCCCCGGCTTGCCGGGTGCGTCAAGCTGGGGGTCGATTCCGACCACCAAGGCGCTGCCTTTGCTTCGTTGGGCCGCAACCAAACGATCGGCGAAGTTGTCCAACGTTACGCGCGCGCCTCCCAAGCTTCCTCGGCCAGCGGCACCCGGGTCACTTGATGGGCCTGCAGCGCGGGCATCACTTCGGCCGCAAAGCGACGAATCTGTTCCAGGAACATTTCCTGTGGCATCGCCCCGCGGTTGAGCATCACCTGCACGGTGGCCGCGCCGGCCTCCTCGGCCTGCTCGATGATCTTGGCGCGTACCTCGTCGGCGTTGCCCCAGGGCATATCTTCGGCTTGGCGCTCGACATCCGCCATCGTCATGTTACGAAAATCTTCGCGGCTGCGAATGGCTGCGCGCAGATTTTCAGGTCGCACGTAGGAGGCGAAAGTCGCAGTCAGGTAGCCGGCGTCGCTGAGGGTTTGCGACTCGGTGACGTTGCCGTGGCTGAAGAGGGTGCGATTGAAATACAAGAAGTAGGGTCCCGCCTCTTTGATCGCGCGCGCCTTGCTGTCGGCCACATAGACCGAAAAGTTGAGCACGATATGGTCGGGGGTCATGCGATGGCCGGCGCGTTGCAGGCAGGCGGCGTAGTAACGAATGATATCCAGGCGCAGGCCGCGCTGTCCCAGGCCGGGGGTGATCGGAATATTGTTGCGCGCGGCCCATTCGATTGATTCCTTGCTGCCGGTGACCGGAACCCAGATCGGCGGATGGGGCCGCTGCACCGGACGGGGCCAGATCGCCACGTCCTTGTAAGACCAGAATTGCCCCTGAAAGGAGAAAACCTCGTCAGTCCAAGCTCGCCGCACGATCTCGAAGGCTTCCTCGAAGCGTGGGCGCGACTGCGCCAACGGCACGCCGTAAACGTGATATTCGCGCGGAATACCGCGGGCAAAGCCGGATACCAGCCGGCCATTGGAGAGGCAATCGATCATCGCCAGCTCTTCGGCCAGCCGCAGCGGCTCGTGCAGGGGCAAGAGGTTACCGTAGATCAAAAGCTTCAGCTGGCGGGTGCGCTGGGCCGCCGCCGCTGCCATCAGGTTGGGCGAGGTCATCAGTCCATAGGGCGAGGTGTGATGCTCGTTGAAACCCACGCCGTCGTAGCCCAGCTTGTCCATCTCTTCCCAGGCGTCGAGGTGCTCAGCATAGCTTCGCACGGCCACCTCGGGCTTGAAGTAGCTGCGCCCCAAAGGGTAAGGCAATTCGTTGCTATCCTTTTTGAGATGTTCCAGGTGCTCGGCATAGGGCAGAAGATCGAAAACGAAAACCTTCACGGCGGGATGCTCCTTGTCGCGCCAGCCTTATGAAAACTGCCGCAATCTACCACCGCCCGCGCCACTTTCTCAAACTGCCGGGCGAATCGATAGCCGGCGCTTTGTGGGATCAATCGCCCAGACTGGTTCTGAGCTGAGCCAGCTCGCCCTGGAGCTTTTTGAGGTAATCACTCTGCTCTTGGATCTGGCGCTGCATTTCGAAGGGCGTGGCCACCGTGGCGGACGGATCGGGTTTGTCGTCGGGCGCCGGCCCCTGGATCTGAACGATCGGCTTGGCATTCATGCATTCGCTATACGTCAAGTCGTCGTTCTGACATTCGCGCAGTCGTTTCCGCTCCCCGATCAATTCCTCGATCTGCTGGCGCTGCCGCTCGAGCTGATCGCGCAGCGCCGTCATGCGCGCTTCTTGCTCGGTTTGATGCTTGGCGATGCCGTAGGCTCCGAACACCGCGACTCCGACCGCGGCTCCGGCTTCCACTCCGGCCACTGTGGGTGCCGCGGTTATGCCACCTGCCGCCACCACCCCGCCTACCCCCCCGGCCGCCAGCAAAGCGGCCGAATCGACCACTTTGGGCGCGCCCCGCATCGCGCATTCCACAGTAGGATGTTGCTGCAACTCGACCGCCTCGCCCAGGTAGTTAACCTCGGTGCCGACGTCATTTTGATGGGATTTGACCTCGATCACCGCGTCGGTCGCCGGATACTTGGCCAAGGCCTCGGCTCTGAGCTTGCGGTTGGCCTGGGTAAGATCGGGATCGACCGCAGCGTCGGCGTAGGGAACCGCAATCCGCACTGGGCCTAGATCGCTGAAGCATTCGCCGGGC
It encodes:
- a CDS encoding LLM class flavin-dependent oxidoreductase — protein: MKVFVFDLLPYAEHLEHLKKDSNELPYPLGRSYFKPEVAVRSYAEHLDAWEEMDKLGYDGVGFNEHHTSPYGLMTSPNLMAAAAAQRTRQLKLLIYGNLLPLHEPLRLAEELAMIDCLSNGRLVSGFARGIPREYHVYGVPLAQSRPRFEEAFEIVRRAWTDEVFSFQGQFWSYKDVAIWPRPVQRPHPPIWVPVTGSKESIEWAARNNIPITPGLGQRGLRLDIIRYYAACLQRAGHRMTPDHIVLNFSVYVADSKARAIKEAGPYFLYFNRTLFSHGNVTESQTLSDAGYLTATFASYVRPENLRAAIRSREDFRNMTMADVERQAEDMPWGNADEVRAKIIEQAEEAGAATVQVMLNRGAMPQEMFLEQIRRFAAEVMPALQAHQVTRVPLAEEAWEARA
- the pyrF gene encoding orotidine-5'-phosphate decarboxylase — encoded protein: MGGARVTLDNFADRLVAAQRSKGSALVVGIDPQLDAPGKPGVPAGYSLQSWCCAIVEACAELAVAIKPQLAFFEARGLEGMRAFAAVVALARRLDLIVIADAKRADIGSTAAAYAQAFLGEGEFGCDAMTVNPYLGSDGILPFLAHVQRGRGLFVLVKTSNPSSGEFQDLLTPQRPLWESIAVQVDRWGRGLEGGHGLSAVGAVMGATYPRQAARARALMPTAIVLSPGLGAQGASAQDAVAAARADGLGVVVNASRAVMYAYQAEGSHNAVAAARAAASRLREHLAQALAGGGALEA